A window of Salvia splendens isolate huo1 chromosome 8, SspV2, whole genome shotgun sequence genomic DNA:
TATTAATATTGCTGTGCAAACGGACAACGGATTGTGTGTGCCTGTAATCAAGGTGAGACAACAGAAATTCAAATcacattatgtaattttaaccttaaactGCATCATCAATGTTGTATTTTCACTCAATTTTCCAGGATGCTGACAAGAAAGGTTTATCAGGAATCGCTAAGGAAGTTAAGCATTTAGCTGAGAAAGCAAGAGAGAACAGCTTAAAACCTGAAGATTATGAGGTAAACCTTTATCAGCAAGCTCCCTAGCCTATATACAAGCAAAGCACGTAAATCTGTGAATTCTTCTCACAATTTTAGATACAGAAGGATTCTTATCTTACATTAAACCAATGAACTAGCGGTATAGGTGTATTAGATGTTGTAAGAAGCACAGTTTTTATAACAGTGGCagattatgtttttttaaattataatagcAATAGATTTTTATTTACTCTCTGCTCGTAGGGAGGTACATTCACCGTATCAAACTTGGGAGGGTCTTCTGGCGTCGAGCAATTCCGTGCAATCGTCAACCCACCCCAAGCAGGCATTCTAGCCGTTGGATCTGGTAACACTAACTAACTCCATGTCGCTCATTTCTCTTTCAAGCTTTGTGTTACAAAGATCTTCACCATATGAACAGCTGAAAGGAGGGTGATACCTGGCTCCGGACCCAAGCAATACGAGTTTGCTTCGTTCATGACTGCCACATTAAGCTGTGACCATCGCGTAGTAGATGGTAAGCTTACCTAATTCCATAAACATGACCTAAACATTGATATATAGTAATACCTGTGTTGGTGGCACTTCATGCAGGTGCCATTGGAGCAGAGTGGCTCAAGGCATACAAAGGCTACATCGAGAATCCACAGTCTATGTTGGTCTAAGTTGAACCACGCTTGTTCGTTTCTTCGAAGCATGAGGATGTTAGTAATAAAGCCATATGCTATGTTCGTAGTTGTAGGCTTGGAGACAAGCACGCGAGAGCTCCATATTTTCCCTATCGAATTATGATTCATTTAGAGAGTGAAAATTTGGCATCCCAAGTTTTTTCTGTCTGCAAACCATTGTTCATATTAACTGTTATTCCAAATAAGATTTATGATAGCGAGTACCTATCTTGACTCCTGAGCATTGCTAATATTTCTGtgttttaattttcattttttatttcttgtatgttttccttttcctttgTCTCCCCCTTCACAGTTCCCGTTTCGAGCACGTGGAGTTGCAAAGGGAAAGAAAGAGATActataaaaaataagaatatttacATGGATTTAGGTAATCAGTGTTCGTGATAAAAATATTGGTTATATGGGGCCAATCAGTTGCCGTGATCATTACTTGTGATTAAAGATCATGACTAATCTTATCTCTTGTTCAATTACGTCCTCTATGGAGGCCATTCGGTTACTTGTGACAGAAATATTTAAATTCTGATACCAAAGAAGGATGAAGCAACACTTTTCACTTTGCTGTCTCTTAATATACAAGAAAATTTCCTTTTACAATCCTGTTCTATATGTCTGATATGAAAATCTAAGTAATGTTTTGAGTGAGAAATTAAGTTGCAAAAATCACTCAACTTTTACTTAAATATTTACATTCATATCTTGGTGAACATCACTATCCCTCCTTTGTATTAATCAACCTGCCGCCTTTGAGTTTCGCAATTCCCTGATCAAACATGTTAAATCATTGTTAGGCAGAAAAAGTCATGTACCGTATTTTCTGAATTAGAGAGCTGAGTTTTCTAACCCGAGGCTGACGCGTTCTCCTTTCAGGTTTGAGCTTTGATGTCACATTCATCAGACGCACAAGCTCTGGCAAGACGACGGTTGCAAGGTCCGGTCGGTCCCGCCTCCTGAGCTCACTGCATTGCAAGGCCAATTTTGCCAGCTCCAGAGCCTCCTGAACCGGCCAGTTTTGAACTCGAGGGTCCAGAATCTCTGTGAATCGCCCATTTTGGATTGCTGTGTCAACTAGATATGTCAAGCCCATTGGAGGCCTGGCAGTGATGATCTGCAGCAAGATGATTCCTAAGGAGTAGACATCCGATTTGGTCCCAAGCAGACCTGTCTGTTGATACTCGGGATCGATGTAGCAGAAAGTCCCCGCAGCCGCTGTCTCTCTGTATTGAGTCATGTTGTCGGCTTCGGCCGCAGGGATGAGCCTGGACAGTCCCAcgtcgctgatcttgctcacgtAGTTCCTGTCGAGGAGGATGTTCCCGGGCTTGAGGTTGCGGTGGACCAGCGGCTGTGGCCTCGTCTGGTGGAGGAAGTTGAGGCCGGTTGCGATCTCTGCAGCGATTGAGAAGCGCGTGAGGCATGGCAGGGGTGGGGATCCGTCTTTGCAGGAGAGGCAGTCTTCAAGGGAGCCGTTTTCCATGTACTCGTACACGAGGCAGCCGTTTTGGGGACAGGCTCCCATGAGGATGACCATGTTTGGATGCCTCAACCGGGTGAGTACGTCCACCTCTTGGTGGAACTGGTCTAGGGCATCTGGTATGTTGTATCTGAGAATCTTGATGGCAACGGGCGTGTGATCTATGGTGGCTCTGTACACGGGTCCGTAGCTGCCTTGGCCGATCTTATGCGAGGTGAAGTTGTTGGTCGCAGCTTCTATCTCATCAACCGAATACCTTCTGCATCGACCCAAGCTGTATTCCAATGCATCAACTACTTTCTCCGGCTCAGAATCCACCACTTTGCGCAACGCCTGCTTCTTCTGTTGTACTGCATCTTCTGTTTTTCTGATTTCTGCAATGTCTTTTTCCTGCTAATGCATTCATATGCATTTATTtatccagattcaaacagaaagTCATTTCAATTTCAATCAAGTTTTGTACCTTAGTTAGGCAAGCTGCATCGTACTTTTCTTTGATCTTTTCGAGCTCTAGTTTCACTTTATTGAGCTCCTCTTCCAGATCCTGCAACAAGTGGAAATTTATAAAACGTTGTTCGAGTATTGATAAGGCGTGAAGTTAGTACCGTGGCTAGATTGGAGGATGCATCGGGTTCGTATAGAAACTCATAGGAGATATAATTAGTCGAGTAGTGTGACGAGTTCCCCGCAGGGAGGGGCAGAAGCGCCTTGGACCTGATCAGTGGAGTGGAACACTGGCTGCTGGTCGTGGAGTATGGAGGGGAAGGTGCTGTACTGGGTATAGACATCTCCGAGGGGCTACTGGGTTGATATGCTGTAAAGAGAGAAGAAGTAGTAGTATAATGGACCACGAGATAAGATGTAGGATGGAAATGTGGAAGATAGATCTGTACGGATGAAAGGGGATGAGGTCGGGGACGGTGCATGGTCAGTCGGGGACTTGATTCCGTGAACTTTGGCCTTAGATACTGTTAGGAGTTTTGTGATGATAACAACGAGTGAGGGTGCATCGGAACCGAGCGTGGAGTGTGCGACACATGGTCAAGAGGTTTGAGTTCAAAACTCTGTTATGCAACGGCTATTAAAGCTGTTACACATTCATGGCAGTTTCAACTGCATGATACAATCCCTATAAATATTGCTGCAATCCAAGGAGTTCATTTGATAAGAAACGAGAGAGAGAAATCAGCTGAGAGATCATAACAACAACCAATAGCTAGAGTGAGAGATACACACTATCTTTGTGAGGAATTAGCTTGTATAGTCTTCGGTTTGATGTGAGTTCATATGCGAAGAAGAGAGTAGCTTattcttgagtgtgtgatctTGTTGTATGATTGTAGTTCTTGATCGTGATTGAAGTAAATCGAATCGTTATTCTCCCGTGGAcataggcttacgccgaaccacgtatatCCTCGTGTTCTTGTTGTTCCATTTCGTTTTTGCTCCAATCTCGATTTCCAAcaactggcgccgtctgtgggaaggagGAGAATCGTTGGAAGAAGTCGGAGATGAAGAGCGGAGGAGCGGAGGGAGATGCTGAAAGTAGTGTCTCGAATGCAGAGGATTCTGATGATTCTGCCTACTTTGGAGCAATGGAAGCATAGTGATGGTAGATTGACATAATCTGTGAAGCATGATTGTCGATCGATGTGGAGGAGCAGAGTTTCCAAGAACGAAGAGTTTCGAAGGAAAGAAATGCGCAGGATCATGGTGTGGGAAGTGACGACGGAGGGAGAAAAACATTCCATGTAAAACACTTCTTGAATCTGCAGCAAACCCTGCATTAGTGGGAAATCTTTGGGAGGCCATATGAGGGCTCATTGAGCTTCCAAGAAGTCAGGTGCGAATCCCAACTGTGTTGAATCCATTGAATCGATATTGCGATGGCAATGGCTTCGAGGTTCGAGGCTGAAAAATTCCATTCGATCAAGAATGAAAAGGAGAAAAGGTCTAGAGCCTGATTTTGTCACTTGGAATGTGTTAATCTCGAGCAATAAGATCACATTTCCTCTCGGTTCAATAAGAGAGTTGATTGCTGAGATGGTGTTCGACGAAATGTCTGAGAGAAGTTTTTTCCAAGTTAGGGAGCTGTATTCAGTTGTTGAGTCTCCGAGGTTGAGCTTCTTGGTGAAGTGAGGAGATCGGGGATAAGGCCAGACATCATCACGTACAACACGCTGATCACTGGATGCTCGCGGGAATGCAATTTGGAGGAGGCTGTGAAGctttgtttgtgtttgttgaattgTCCGTGAGAGAGGTGCAACAGCCGTGTCATCCTAAGCGATGAAGGTGGCATAATCTTGACAGAAATTCGGTTATCACTCATGAGAGATGTGTCATATCTCTAGGGATCAGCAACTCCAATTCTGAACGGGGAAGATTCAGATTAGGTGGATGTTTTATCGTCCGGTGGAGGCGATCGTCCGGTGGGGGCGTTGTGGCTGATCAAGGAAGTGATGGAGGAGGATCTGGGGATGATTCTTGGGGTCAGGATGCTGACAAGAATAGTCAAGATTGGCGCTACTCGGACATGAGATCGACAAAGTTCAAGATGATCGAAAGAAGTGTTGTATCATCTCAAAAGGTGGAGGATTGTTAGGAGTTTTGTGATGATAACAACGAGTGAGGGTGCATCGGAACCGAGCGTGGAGTGTGCGACACATGGTCAAGAGGTTTGAGTTCAAAACTCTGTTATGCAACGGCTATTAAAGCTGTTACACATTCATGGCAGTTTCAACTGCATGATACAATCCCTATAAATATTGCTGCAATCCAAGGAGTTCATTTGAGAAGAAACGAGAGAGAGAAATCAGCTGAGAGATCATAACAACAACCAATAGCTAGAGTGAGAGATACACGCTATCTTTGTGAGGAATTAGCTTGTATAGTCTTTGGTTTGATGCGAGTTCATATGCGAAGAAGAGAGTAGCTTattcttgagtgtgtgatctTGTTGTATGATTGTAGTTCTTGATCGTGATTGAAGTAAATCGAATCGttattctcccgtggacgtaggcttacgccgaaccacgtatatCCTCGTGTTCTTGTTGTTCCATTTCGTTTTTGCTCCGATCTCGATTTCCAACAGATACGGAGTATACGGAGCAGAACTGTGGTGCTAAATGCCCTGCCATCAGAAATAAGAAGCGTTTAGTTGAGTTGAGTTGATTGAGTGATCAATCGAGCTTCACTATATGTATCGTAACCTGGATATGGCGCCTCGGCTGGAAGCACCGAGGACTATATTCTTGATGGAGTGGACGCTAAGGAAGTCGGACAATGATGGTCTCCTTCAACCTCAAATTGTCGAGGGCCCATCGCAGGGCGTGTTGGCTGTTCTTGTCTCGGTCCACAGCCACCACCGTCGAAGCCCCACTCGTCGGTGAGTTCGCCATCTGCGGCGCACCACCACCGCGGATGGCGGTTGCTGCTTTTCGCTACCTCCAATGCAAATGCAACCACATTTTTCTCCaatatttgtttttctttcaccCTTTTTTTTCaccatatttttattattttattttggcgtaattttattttctacttaTAATATAATTGAGCCATTTTTACTATTTACTTCGTCTTAAAATGATGCAATTTTTGTAAGTACTAGATTTTAAAAAGTGATATTAACCCGATGTGTGTGATCGAGTGGCATGAGACTCGTTCATTCTTAATTCCACTCATGACCATATGGTCAGGCGATCGATTCTTGCCTTTGGGTATGGAGTAGTCTTAAATTTTTGGGCCAGCTGTCCCACCCATGAAGTGCCTCCAAATTAGCGCGCATGAGGTGCTTGGAGTAGCCTTAAATCCTTGGGTCAGTTGTCCTATCCATGAGTTGCCCACAAATTGTCGCGGAAAATAATCATTGGGCCCACTAATGAATACACTTGGTAATTACAAAAAAAGTGATGTTTTGTATATTAAGTGAAGATAgaacaaaatataaacaataaatggtaatagaataaaaaataagaatgaGATAAAGTATCAAATGTGctgaattttgtaaaaaatgaTTCTCAATTAATATGAcaaactcaaaaaaaaaaacgatTCACTTATTTGTCAAAACAATTAAATGATGTTTGAAATGATGTTATTGCtattaaacataaaaatgaatgatAAATAATAGGATTATTGGAGCATGTAACttttaacaaattaatttttttccatgAATTTTCTAATTCGGTAAATATATCACAAACTTCAGTTGCGATGCTAATTTCCAAGGTCAATTTCCAGcttattaaaaatgatatgGGTGATGAATTGGCATTTGTAAAAATGAGCAGGAAGATATAGGGGTGGCACGGTACGATATACCGCACTCAaaatgtcataccgcataccgtaccgcaaaTTGCGGCATGAGAAAATATCATACCTATATCTTACtgaatttttcggtatacctcattgcggtataccgcaaaattcggtatgattattttcgataccgttaccataccgtctATGCGGTATACCATACCGTATTGCGGTATACTGTACTTTTACATTATACCGAAATAAGGTATGGCATATCgagtacggtataccaaaataagGTATGACATACCGTAATACTTGTGTTTCATACcaaaaaaattctattatagccaaataattaaaataaaatttcacttatttaaataatttccaaaaGATTAAAACTACACCATAATCAAATCTATACAGTGGACTTGATTTGCATCTTTGCATATGTATGTTTGGGGTTGAGGGCAGTTGAactaaaatatgaaagtatGGTTAGGGATTTTAAcatattaactatttttttatataaattttaaatacattttttatataaattttaaatacaacatataggaaaatctatacctttaccgtaccgcaACTTGCGGTATATCACAAAtttggtattttcggtattttttcggtacgataagtgcggtatttcggtattacGGTATATTTTGCCAGCCCTAGGAAGATACATAAATTAAACTATTGATAAAAACTGTttcattaggccatccacaataggaatagcccagcaatagcccagcaatagcccagccataacctagccactgccacatcatcagcactaaaaatcctcctgccacatcatcaaaacaagcaaatagcccagcaatagcccagccatagcctagccacatactatccacatcactattaacaaatatatacaaaatgaaataattaacaatcacacaatatacggaattaaatttacgacacaaaaacaagaaaattcactaatattaataaaatttaaaaaatacattaattaaaaaaaattacataattaaaaaaaactaaaggcggtcaatcctccgcgcccataactcttcaattaaatccttttggagtcgaatatgagccgtcgtttggcgcatgtcggcatgtgcttgtaggaggccggcttcatcgtgaggtaccccactccgtaagttgggggcggccacgccgtggcttggaccggcttcattatcgtcgttgacccaattggtcagttcgCCACCTTCATATTCGACAattatgttgtgcatgataatacaggcgtactcctcagcatcccctccgcTACCACCATCAGCGTTattcatttcgcgttgttgctcttgtacagaaattaagatagagagagtactcgttaaaacaagtggtgcgaatgaaaatgacgagcaaaacgcgtatatatagtgtttcggaaaaaaaaatttaaatttcgcgctaggcggtgcgctgggcgatccgggcgctgcaatatcgccgagcggatcgcccagcgccacgaaaccgcccagcgctgcgcggtttctctttCCATTcgtccgctgggcgactgcaatagaccgcccagcgccggcgctcggctgggcggtccgctgggcgctattgtggatggtcttagggTTTAGAATCTAAAGGGTGTTTATACATTTATTCCCAAAGATTTTTCCACGGCGTTATTCTTCACCACACTGACAACGGATATGGCGGCTAGTACACTCAAATTTTACACATTTTTAAAGGTTAGACTTAGCTTGATTTGATTGAATATTGCATAATATTAGTCGAACATCTATTACTTTTATAAGTTTGTTGACTTTTGAaggataaaaaatttaaaaatattatgagTTACAATTACTTTTAATGTTGATATTGTCTTCGTCTTTTTTAGTCGAACATCTATTACTTTTATAAGTTTGTTGAGTTTTGAaggataaaaaatttaaaaatattaatatgagTCTGATAGTAAAAATTATGGTCATTTTGCTCAAATCTCTaacaaatttcattaaattactTTATTGTTGAATAGGATTAATGATTTAGATTGGATTATTAATGGACACGGTTTATGTGAATATTTCATGGTGAATTGGATTGAATTGAAAGAATTTTCATGAAGGTTGACGGGGCACTCGAAAATTCTTATGGTTAACTTTCTTGAATATGTTATGTGAGTTTCAGTTCTGGGAGCCTCCGCTCCATCTGAGAGTTGGATGGACTTGATTGCCTTGGAGAGCAAATGACCAACAAATTCTCGAAGAGTAGTTGTCCTCGGACAAAGAATCAACTATGTGGATAATAAATTTTAAGGTTTGTTTTctagtaatattttataattttatttgttctataatttaaaaattagcataaaaattatcaaaattcgTGAAATGAATTATGACTGAAAATTAGGCTGCTTTTATTATGTATTTGTGGCTGAAATAAAAAGTATTGAATGTAACTAAAAATGAAGCTAATTTTTATGCCCAGAATGGAACTTGCTATGTCATTGCTGCAAAATGTGAaatgattatttttaaataattctaAGGAGATGGTTTACCTTCTAGGACGAGCAAGGACACGTGGTGTTCTTGAAGTCTGTATCATGAAAAGTCCATGACTCCTTTTTCCATATTCTATGCACTAATAATTgctgttgtttttttgttttttgcctaatttatttttgttctttttctacAGATGCATTGATTGGAATTAGATAATTGCATCTACACGTGTCCAATGAAGATGTAACGCAATTAGTAAATGCTTTTCCACAGCTGCTCCaactccctccctctctctctctctctcctctcaccAGCTCAAAAATGAAaacgaaaaattgaaaaattagctGAGGAGGAGCAATATTGCTGAGCATGCTTTCAGCCCTTGAGTTATTGATTTGTTTGTGGTGTGTCAATTCAATATTTGTAAGTAAGAGCCCTTTCACTCGAATCTCGAATCCATTTTCTGAGTATAAAGATTGAATCTTTGCTGCGGCGGCATCATTCCCTTTTGTAGTTTTTGTTGTAATTTGTTGGTATTCGGAATTTATTTTTGCGGAATGAATCTTGATTGAGAAAAGGTGAATACTCAATTGAAAAAATGCGTTCTTTTTTTCAAGAGGCTGAGAGGGTTTGCCTTAGATCCATGAAATCCATATATATCTCCATGTGTCAAAAAAGTTGAC
This region includes:
- the LOC121745404 gene encoding U-box domain-containing protein 34-like, giving the protein MSIPSTAPSPPYSTTSSQCSTPLIRSKALLPLPAGNSSHYSTNYISYEFLYEPDASSNLATDLEEELNKVKLELEKIKEKYDAACLTKEKDIAEIRKTEDAVQQKKQALRKVVDSEPEKVVDALEYSLGRCRRYSVDEIEAATNNFTSHKIGQGSYGPVYRATIDHTPVAIKILRYNIPDALDQFHQEVDVLTRLRHPNMVILMGACPQNGCLVYEYMENGSLEDCLSCKDGSPPLPCLTRFSIAAEIATGLNFLHQTRPQPLVHRNLKPGNILLDRNYVSKISDVGLSRLIPAAEADNMTQYRETAAAGTFCYIDPEYQQTGLLGTKSDVYSLGIILLQIITARPPMGLTYLVDTAIQNGRFTEILDPRVQNWPVQEALELAKLALQCSELRRRDRPDLATVVLPELVRLMNVTSKLKPERRTRQPRGIAKLKGGRLINTKEG